From the genome of Streptomyces sp. NBC_01260, one region includes:
- a CDS encoding DUF6274 family protein: MAASTDEGFRADEGFRADEDLRTAERLRTDGGLRTDGGGAREPAPPRPPDRPRTPRHEIRALLRAHLAAATGYRHLTRHCAVCARLLRLAMEPVTASPATEPTEEPTGPPRPPTGPWKAAAWAAGASRGDAPSPGGSGPAHDGRSAPRRTEDESPPAT; the protein is encoded by the coding sequence ATGGCGGCATCCACGGACGAGGGGTTCCGGGCGGACGAGGGGTTCCGGGCGGACGAGGATTTGCGCACGGCCGAGAGGCTCCGGACGGACGGGGGGCTTCGGACGGACGGGGGCGGCGCCCGCGAACCGGCCCCGCCCCGGCCCCCGGACCGGCCAAGGACTCCCCGGCACGAGATCCGCGCCCTGCTGCGCGCTCATCTGGCGGCCGCCACCGGCTACCGCCACCTCACCCGGCACTGCGCGGTCTGCGCCCGGCTGCTGCGGCTCGCCATGGAGCCCGTGACGGCCTCTCCGGCGACGGAACCGACCGAGGAGCCAACCGGCCCGCCCCGGCCGCCCACAGGGCCCTGGAAGGCCGCCGCGTGGGCCGCCGGGGCGTCGCGCGGCGATGCACCGTCACCGGGAGGCTCCGGACCCGCCCATGACGGCCGGTCCGCCCCCCGGCGGACGGAGGACGAAAGTCCTCCCGCCACGTGA
- the hrpA gene encoding ATP-dependent RNA helicase HrpA, with protein MSTSFADLQSQLGQLSLRDAHRLGRRLEGARRIRQPEAQQGVLDEIAVQATKAAGRLALRAGRLPALSYPEQLPVSQKKDEILEAIREHQVVIVAGETGSGKTTQIPKICMELGRGVRGMIGHTQPRRIAARTVAERIAEELKTPLGEAVGWKVRFTDQVNQDATFVKLMTDGILLAEIQTDRELLAYDTIIIDEAHERSLNIDFLLGYLARLLPKRPDLKVVITSATIDPQRFARHFGEAPVVEVSGRTYPVEVRYRPLMEGAAEDTDDSDRDQITAICDAVDELQSEGPGDVLVFLSGEREIRDTADALGKRNLRHTEVLPLYARLSHAEQHRVFQRHTGRRIVLATNVAETSLTVPGIKYVIDPGNARISRYSHRTKVQRLPIERISQASANQRKGRCGRTSDGICIRLYSEDDFLTRPEFTDPEILRTNLASVILQMTAAGLGDIEKFPFIDPPDHRNIRDGVQLLQELGALEQEEKSPQEGKKGQRLTSLGRQLSQLPVDPRLARMVIEADRNGCVREVMVIAAALSIQDPRERPSEKQTQADQQHARFKDETSDFMAFLNLWRYIREQQKERGSSSFRRMCKQEYLNFLRIREWQDIYAQLRTVAKQMGLELEESSTGTDASEQSVHTSLLAGLLSHIGLKDTEKNEYVGARNAKFAIFPGSALFKKQPRFVMSAELVETSRLWARVNARVEPEWIEPLAQHLLKRTYSEPHWEKDQAAVMAFERVTLYGVPIVAQRKINFGRIDQETSRDLFIRNALVEGDWRTHHQFFHDNRKLLSEVEELEHRARRRDILVDDETLFDFYDQRIPEHVVSGAHFDSWWKHKRRDEPDALDFERSMLINEKAGSVTKDDYPDSWRQGKLKFRVTYQFEPGADADGVTVHIPLQVLNQVTSEGFDWQIPGLREEVVTELIRSLPKPIRRHYVPAPDYADKFLDRAVPLQEPLPVTLARELQRMVGVPVTADDFDLSRVPDHLKITFRIVDERRRKVAEDKDLEALKIQLRPKARQALSKAAAATAGPTGESIERSGLTDWTIGALDRIFETRRAGQPVKAYPALVDQGETVAVRLFDTEAEQQQAMWRGTRKLILLNIPVNPAKFASDKLTNQQKLALSRNPHGSIQALFDDCATAAADRLIAAHGGPAWDEASFRKLYDKVRADLVDLTVRTIGQVQQILAAWQACERRLKATNSLVLINNVTDVREHLARLVPPGFVTATGLRRLPDLMRYLVAEDRRLQQMPTNVQRDTSRMEKVHEMQDEYAWLLEQLPQGRPVPQEVLDIRWMIEELRVSYFAHALGTAFPVSDKRIVKAIDAAAP; from the coding sequence TCTGCATGGAGCTGGGGCGTGGCGTCCGCGGCATGATCGGGCACACCCAGCCGCGCCGGATCGCGGCCCGCACGGTGGCCGAGCGGATCGCCGAGGAGCTGAAGACGCCGCTGGGCGAGGCGGTGGGCTGGAAGGTCCGCTTCACCGACCAGGTGAATCAGGACGCGACCTTCGTCAAGCTCATGACGGACGGCATCCTGCTCGCCGAGATCCAGACGGACCGCGAGCTGCTCGCGTACGACACGATCATCATCGACGAGGCCCACGAGCGGTCGCTGAACATCGACTTCCTGCTCGGCTATCTGGCCCGGCTGCTGCCCAAGCGCCCGGATCTGAAGGTCGTCATCACCTCGGCGACGATCGACCCGCAGCGTTTCGCACGCCACTTCGGCGAGGCCCCGGTCGTCGAGGTCAGCGGCCGTACGTACCCGGTGGAGGTGCGGTACCGCCCCCTGATGGAGGGGGCCGCCGAAGACACGGACGACTCCGACCGCGACCAGATCACCGCGATCTGCGACGCCGTCGACGAGCTCCAGTCGGAGGGCCCCGGCGACGTCCTGGTCTTCCTCTCCGGGGAGCGGGAGATCCGCGACACCGCGGACGCGCTGGGCAAACGCAACCTCAGACATACCGAGGTGCTCCCCCTCTACGCGCGCCTGTCGCACGCCGAGCAGCACCGGGTGTTCCAGCGCCACACGGGACGCAGGATCGTGCTGGCGACCAATGTCGCCGAGACCTCGCTGACCGTCCCCGGCATCAAGTACGTGATCGACCCGGGCAACGCCCGTATCTCCCGCTACAGCCACCGCACCAAGGTCCAGCGGCTGCCGATCGAGCGGATCTCGCAGGCCAGCGCCAACCAGCGCAAGGGCCGCTGCGGCCGTACGTCGGACGGCATCTGCATCCGGCTGTACTCCGAGGACGACTTCCTGACCCGTCCGGAGTTCACGGACCCGGAGATCCTGCGGACGAACCTGGCCTCCGTCATCCTCCAGATGACCGCGGCCGGCCTCGGCGACATCGAGAAGTTCCCCTTCATCGATCCGCCGGACCACCGCAACATCCGCGACGGTGTGCAGCTCCTCCAGGAGCTGGGCGCGCTGGAGCAGGAGGAGAAGTCCCCCCAGGAGGGAAAGAAGGGTCAGCGCCTCACTTCGCTCGGCCGCCAGCTCTCCCAGCTGCCGGTGGACCCGCGCCTGGCCCGGATGGTCATCGAGGCCGACCGCAACGGCTGTGTCCGCGAGGTCATGGTCATCGCCGCCGCACTCTCCATCCAGGACCCGCGCGAGCGGCCGTCCGAGAAGCAGACGCAGGCCGATCAGCAGCACGCCCGGTTCAAGGACGAGACGTCCGACTTCATGGCGTTCCTCAATCTGTGGCGCTACATCCGCGAGCAGCAGAAGGAGCGCGGCTCCTCCAGCTTCCGCCGGATGTGCAAGCAGGAGTACCTGAACTTCCTGCGCATCCGCGAATGGCAGGACATCTACGCGCAGCTGCGCACGGTGGCCAAGCAGATGGGACTCGAGCTGGAGGAGTCCTCGACGGGTACGGACGCCTCCGAGCAGTCGGTGCACACCTCGCTGCTGGCCGGTCTGCTGTCGCACATCGGGCTGAAGGACACCGAGAAGAACGAGTACGTCGGTGCCCGCAACGCCAAGTTCGCGATCTTCCCCGGATCGGCCCTCTTCAAGAAGCAGCCGCGGTTCGTGATGTCGGCCGAGCTGGTGGAGACGTCCCGGCTGTGGGCGCGGGTCAACGCCCGGGTCGAGCCGGAGTGGATCGAGCCGCTGGCCCAGCACCTGCTGAAGCGCACGTACAGCGAGCCGCACTGGGAGAAAGACCAGGCGGCGGTGATGGCGTTCGAGCGGGTCACGCTGTACGGCGTACCGATCGTCGCCCAGCGCAAGATCAATTTCGGCCGTATCGACCAGGAGACCTCGCGGGACCTCTTCATCCGCAACGCCCTGGTCGAGGGCGACTGGCGCACGCACCACCAGTTCTTCCACGACAACCGCAAGCTCCTGAGCGAGGTCGAGGAGCTGGAGCACCGTGCCCGGCGCCGCGACATCCTCGTGGACGACGAGACGCTCTTCGACTTCTACGACCAGCGGATCCCGGAGCACGTCGTCTCGGGTGCGCACTTCGACTCCTGGTGGAAGCACAAGCGCCGCGACGAGCCGGACGCGCTGGACTTCGAGCGCTCGATGCTCATCAACGAGAAGGCCGGGAGCGTCACCAAGGACGACTACCCGGACTCCTGGCGGCAGGGGAAGCTCAAGTTCCGGGTGACGTACCAGTTCGAGCCCGGCGCGGACGCCGACGGTGTGACCGTCCACATCCCGCTCCAGGTGCTCAACCAGGTCACCTCGGAGGGCTTCGACTGGCAGATCCCGGGCCTGCGCGAGGAAGTGGTCACCGAGCTGATCCGCTCCCTGCCCAAGCCGATCCGCCGGCACTACGTGCCCGCCCCGGACTACGCGGACAAGTTCCTGGACCGGGCCGTCCCCCTCCAGGAGCCGCTGCCGGTCACCCTCGCCCGCGAGCTCCAGCGGATGGTCGGCGTCCCGGTCACCGCCGACGACTTCGATCTGAGCCGCGTCCCGGACCACCTGAAGATCACCTTCCGGATCGTCGACGAGCGGCGCCGCAAGGTCGCCGAGGACAAGGACCTGGAGGCGCTGAAGATCCAGCTGCGCCCCAAGGCCCGGCAGGCCCTCTCCAAGGCCGCCGCGGCGACCGCGGGCCCCACGGGCGAGTCCATCGAGCGTTCGGGCCTCACGGACTGGACGATCGGCGCCCTGGACCGGATCTTCGAGACCCGGAGGGCCGGCCAGCCGGTGAAGGCGTATCCGGCCCTGGTCGACCAGGGCGAGACGGTCGCCGTACGGCTCTTCGACACCGAGGCCGAGCAGCAGCAGGCGATGTGGCGCGGCACCCGGAAGCTGATCCTGCTGAACATCCCGGTGAACCCGGCGAAGTTCGCCTCGGACAAGCTGACGAACCAGCAGAAGCTGGCCCTGTCCCGCAACCCGCACGGCTCCATCCAGGCGCTGTTCGACGACTGCGCGACCGCCGCCGCCGACCGGCTGATCGCCGCGCACGGCGGCCCCGCCTGGGACGAGGCGTCGTTCCGCAAGCTGTACGACAAGGTGCGCGCCGATCTGGTGGACCTCACCGTCCGCACGATCGGCCAGGTGCAGCAGATCCTGGCGGCCTGGCAGGCGTGCGAGCGCCGGCTGAAGGCCACCAACAGCCTGGTCCTGATCAACAACGTCACCGATGTACGGGAGCACCTCGCCCGTCTCGTCCCGCCCGGGTTCGTCACCGCGACCGGGCTGCGCAGGCTGCCCGACCTGATGCGCTACCTGGTGGCGGAGGACCGCCGGCTCCAGCAGATGCCGACCAACGTCCAGCGCGACACCTCGCGCATGGAGAAGGTCCACGAGATGCAGGACGAGTACGCCTGGCTGCTCGAACAGCTGCCGCAGGGCAGGCCCGTCCCGCAGGAGGTCCTGGACATCCGCTGGATGATCGAGGAGCTGCGCGTCAGCTATTTCGCGCACGCGCTGGGCACCGCGTTCCCCGTCTCCGACAAGCGGATCGTGAAGGCGATCGACGCCGCCGCCCCGTAA